A stretch of Tenrec ecaudatus isolate mTenEca1 chromosome 2, mTenEca1.hap1, whole genome shotgun sequence DNA encodes these proteins:
- the IRX2 gene encoding iroquois-class homeodomain protein IRX-2 isoform X2 has translation MSYPQGYLYQAPGSLALYSCPAYGASALAAPRSEELARSASGSAFSPYPGSAAFTAQAATGFGSPLQYSVDAAAAAAGFPSYMGAPYDAHTTGMTGALSYHPYGSAAYPYQLNDPAYRKNATRDATATLKAWLNEHRKNPYPTKGEKIMLAIITKMTLTQVSTWFANARRRLKKENKMTWAPRNKSEDEDEEEGDAARSKEEGADKVQEGTETSAEDEGISLHVDSLTDHSCSAESDAEKLPCRAGDPLCESGSECKDKYDDLEEEEDEDEEGERDLGPPKPATSSPLTGVEAPLLSPPPEAAPRAGGKAPLGSRTSPGAPPPASKPKLWSLAEIATSDLKQPSLGPSCGPPTLPSAVAPASSGAPPGGSPYSASPLLGRHLYYTSPFYGNYTNYGNLNAALQSQGLLRYNSAATAPGEALHAAPKAGSDAGKAGTHPLEAHYRPQGGGYEPKKDASEGCMVDGGGQSYL, from the exons ATGTCCTACCCACAGGGCTACCTGTACCAGGCGCCCGGCTCGCTGGCGCTCTACTCGTGCCCGGCGTACGGCGCGTCGGCGCTGGCGGCTCCGCGCAGCGAGGAGCTGGCCCGCTCCGCGTCGGGCTCGGCCTTCAGCCCCTACCCGGGCTCGGCGGCCTTCACGGCGCAAGCGGCCACCGGCTTCGGCAGCCCGCTGCAGTACTCGGTGgacgcggccgccgccgccgccggcttcCCGTCCTACATG GGCGCGCCCTACGACGCGCACACGACCGGGATGACCGGCGCCCTCAGCTACCACCCGTATGGCAGCGCGGCCTACCCGTATCAACTCAATGACCCGGCCTACCGCAAGAACGCCACGCGGGACGCCACGGCCACGCTCAAGGCCTGGCTGAACGAGCACCGCAAGAACCCTTACCCCACCAAGGGCGAGAAGATCATGCTGGCCATCATCACCAAGATGACCCTCACGCAGGTCTCCACCTGGTTCGCCAACGCGCGCCGGCGCCTCAAGAAGGAGAACAAGATGACGTGGGCCCCGCGGAACAAAAGCGAGGACGAGGATGAGGAGGAGGGCGACGCGGCCCGCAGCAAGGAGGAGGGGGCAGACAAAGTGCAGGAGGGCACGGAGACGTCCGCGGAGGACGAAG GGATCAGCCTGCACGTCGACTCGCTCACGGATCACTCCTGCTCAGCGGAGTCGGACGCGGAGAAGCTGCCTTGCCGCGCAGGGGACCCTCTGTGCGAATCGGGCTCTGAGTGCAAGGACAAGTACGACGacctggaggaggaagaggacgaAGATGAGGAGGGCGAGCGGGACCTGGGGCCACCCAAGCCCGCGACCTCGTCACCGTTGACGGGGGTGGAAGCGCCGCTGCTGAGCCCCCCGCCCgaggccgcgccccgcgctggcGGCAAGGCGCCCCTGGGCAGCCGGACGTCGCCGGGCGCACCGCCGCCCGCCAGTAAACCCAAGCTGTGGTCGCTGGCGGAAATCGCCACGTCGGACCTCAAACAGCCGAGCTTGGGCCCAAGCTGCGGGCCGCCTACGCTGCCCTCGGCCGTGGCGCCTGCCTCGTCGGGGGCTCCGCCAGGTGGCTCGCCCTACTCGGCCTCGCCGCTGCTCGGCCGCCACCTCTACTACACATCGCCCTTCTATGGCAACTACACAAACTACGGGAACTTGAACGCGGCGCTGCAAAGCCAGGGCCTCCTGCGCTACAACTCGGCTGCAACGGCCCCTGGCGAGGCGCTGCACGCCGCCCCCAAGGCGGGCAGCGACGCGGGCAAGGCGGGCACACACCCGCTGGAGGCCCACTACCGGCCCCAGGGCGGCGGCTACGAGCCCAAGAAAG
- the IRX2 gene encoding iroquois-class homeodomain protein IRX-2 isoform X1 produces the protein MSYPQGYLYQAPGSLALYSCPAYGASALAAPRSEELARSASGSAFSPYPGSAAFTAQAATGFGSPLQYSVDAAAAAAGFPSYMGAPYDAHTTGMTGALSYHPYGSAAYPYQLNDPAYRKNATRDATATLKAWLNEHRKNPYPTKGEKIMLAIITKMTLTQVSTWFANARRRLKKENKMTWAPRNKSEDEDEEEGDAARSKEEGADKVQEGTETSAEDEGISLHVDSLTDHSCSAESDAEKLPCRAGDPLCESGSECKDKYDDLEEEEDEDEEGERDLGPPKPATSSPLTGVEAPLLSPPPEAAPRAGGKAPLGSRTSPGAPPPASKPKLWSLAEIATSDLKQPSLGPSCGPPTLPSAVAPASSGAPPGGSPYSASPLLGRHLYYTSPFYGNYTNYGNLNAALQSQGLLRYNSAATAPGEALHAAPKAGSDAGKAGTHPLEAHYRPQGGGYEPKKGRQPGAPGVLGEGQLAASLVRIREEDMYGAKEPVALPGQKEKIYLERKSPAFDFGVWGGGRG, from the exons ATGTCCTACCCACAGGGCTACCTGTACCAGGCGCCCGGCTCGCTGGCGCTCTACTCGTGCCCGGCGTACGGCGCGTCGGCGCTGGCGGCTCCGCGCAGCGAGGAGCTGGCCCGCTCCGCGTCGGGCTCGGCCTTCAGCCCCTACCCGGGCTCGGCGGCCTTCACGGCGCAAGCGGCCACCGGCTTCGGCAGCCCGCTGCAGTACTCGGTGgacgcggccgccgccgccgccggcttcCCGTCCTACATG GGCGCGCCCTACGACGCGCACACGACCGGGATGACCGGCGCCCTCAGCTACCACCCGTATGGCAGCGCGGCCTACCCGTATCAACTCAATGACCCGGCCTACCGCAAGAACGCCACGCGGGACGCCACGGCCACGCTCAAGGCCTGGCTGAACGAGCACCGCAAGAACCCTTACCCCACCAAGGGCGAGAAGATCATGCTGGCCATCATCACCAAGATGACCCTCACGCAGGTCTCCACCTGGTTCGCCAACGCGCGCCGGCGCCTCAAGAAGGAGAACAAGATGACGTGGGCCCCGCGGAACAAAAGCGAGGACGAGGATGAGGAGGAGGGCGACGCGGCCCGCAGCAAGGAGGAGGGGGCAGACAAAGTGCAGGAGGGCACGGAGACGTCCGCGGAGGACGAAG GGATCAGCCTGCACGTCGACTCGCTCACGGATCACTCCTGCTCAGCGGAGTCGGACGCGGAGAAGCTGCCTTGCCGCGCAGGGGACCCTCTGTGCGAATCGGGCTCTGAGTGCAAGGACAAGTACGACGacctggaggaggaagaggacgaAGATGAGGAGGGCGAGCGGGACCTGGGGCCACCCAAGCCCGCGACCTCGTCACCGTTGACGGGGGTGGAAGCGCCGCTGCTGAGCCCCCCGCCCgaggccgcgccccgcgctggcGGCAAGGCGCCCCTGGGCAGCCGGACGTCGCCGGGCGCACCGCCGCCCGCCAGTAAACCCAAGCTGTGGTCGCTGGCGGAAATCGCCACGTCGGACCTCAAACAGCCGAGCTTGGGCCCAAGCTGCGGGCCGCCTACGCTGCCCTCGGCCGTGGCGCCTGCCTCGTCGGGGGCTCCGCCAGGTGGCTCGCCCTACTCGGCCTCGCCGCTGCTCGGCCGCCACCTCTACTACACATCGCCCTTCTATGGCAACTACACAAACTACGGGAACTTGAACGCGGCGCTGCAAAGCCAGGGCCTCCTGCGCTACAACTCGGCTGCAACGGCCCCTGGCGAGGCGCTGCACGCCGCCCCCAAGGCGGGCAGCGACGCGGGCAAGGCGGGCACACACCCGCTGGAGGCCCACTACCGGCCCCAGGGCGGCGGCTACGAGCCCAAGAAAGGTAGGCAGCCCGGGGCCCCCGGGGTCCTCGGGGAAGGCCAGCTCGCCGCGTCCCTAGTGAGAATCCGGGAGGAGGACATGTATGGGGCAAAGgagcctgtggcccttccaggccaAAAGGAAAAGATCTATCTAGAGAGGAAAAGCCCCGCATTTGACTTCGGGGTGTGGGGAGGTGGAAGGGGGTGA